The genome window CTCTCCCTTTCCCTCACTCTCTTttcccctctctttctctttctagCTGCGTAATATGTGTATTACATCGCCAATGAACTGGAAATGCTGGAATTACTGAGAGGTCGCATTAGACGTCCAGTCCATGCTCCATGTTCATAagtacagcagcagcataatgAAAGCAGGCCACAATTACCCAAAAATAGCCCCAAGTTTCATTTGCGTTGAGTTTAGCCAAgttgttatttcattttttaaaggCGTgtcacattttcattttccaccAACGATTTTTTAATGGTGTgtaaaaaaaaggcaacaacaagcatAATAAATGCCGCCTCATAcaaattttcgaaatttcTGGTTGAAATTTAAGGAGCAGTCGCTAAGCTGACACCGTTTTTTGAAGAATCGAGCACTGAGAATGCAGAATGGAGAATTCAAAATAGAGAATGCGACATTAGCAGTGATTCAGTTGCGAGGTATGACAATAAATCTCTcaagcacaacaaaatacaactgtgttcatttgatatattagTTCGATGCTTATCGAAAGGGGTCGCAACGAGAAGCTAATCGCTTGATTGATATAATGAGCCATCTAATGAGATTTCTTACTAACAAACTGTGacaaaattaagaaaacgAATGTAGAGTAAACTGTTTGCTGGTTGAAGATTTAATAAGTTTGCCAAATAAAGTGGCAAAAGCGCTTTTAAAAGCTCAATATAGGAagttatattttgttaatgcACTTTGATAACTCCACGAAAAATCCCAATATTCAACTAATTAGAACTAATtccatttaatatatttcaaagtaaatgtttgtttctttttatgttcatatttctttgcttttttttgatattttctatttttgggAACACctcttaaataaaaatttatttctttttatattttcattttgtttgtttttatattttttgatggCATCTGCAgctttgaataaatatttatttcttgttttgtttttttttttatattgcgttattacaattttatgctttgttcaaaatactaaaaggaaaatttgcttctattaatatttgtattttatgttgtttactttatatattttggacgcgctttcattatttaataacaatgtattgctttttatatatatattattgtatttttatgtttcttGGAAGCAGCTCTATTTCGGAAAAAaggtgtttcttttttatttgtaccTTATCAGTAATAATATGTACTACTGGAGAAAACTTTTTAATGCTTGCTGAAGAAAGTGACAACTTTATTTCGAAGTGCTCAATTTGATAAAACATTTGATTATGGTAGTTCCAAAGAGCGAAACAATTGAGGCATTGGAGTTGATGCAACTTAAGatcattataaataatttatttcatttttattaatatttctttacatCTCAATATTTTTTGATAGCATCTctataatacaattaaaatttgtctctttttatttgcgttttgttgtctttttatattttttggtagCACCTTGAGGcatccaaaaataaaactgaatataactttttaatgTTTGCTAATGAAAGTGAcaactttattttgaaaaGCTCAAATTGATAATGCATTTCTTTATGATAGCCCCAAAATGCAGTTTAATAATAAACGCATTAAAGCCGAttcaatcaaatatattttgaaatacaaatttttatctTTTCTAATATTTTTTGATAGCATCTCcattactaaataaaattttgtttcttttgtatttatattttttggtagCACTTTCAGAGcttcaataataataccaaAGACAAATATTTAGAGCAGGTTAAGATCTCTCTTTTAACGGCACCACATCGAGGGACAGTAGCCCACTTATTTTGGGTCACCGAAATGTGGGCGAGAGCATGTGATGAGCTTTAGCAACGGTTTAAACTATTATCTAACAGTTGATATGCTGACTAATGTGTTTGACCAACGAGAAAGggagtgaaagagaaagagctaGAGTGCGATATGATAACAGTTATAGCTTATAAGATATGCATAAAAAgataagaacaacaaaagtcCAACCAAAaacctacaaaaaaaaagtgggtAACTGATGATGTGTATAACTCAATTTCCGGCGATTGCTCAAGAAAATGTTGAGCAATGAGCCGGAATGCCGAGTGTCCAAATGTTGAATGCAGccgagttgcagttgccgctggcgttgccgttgcagttgcagctgaaTGCATATTTGGCAAGCTCATcagcaacatttgcatttgcatcgCAGCATTGTTCATTGTATTGGCCAAAAAAGGTGTTAACCCGTGAAGCAGCCAAACGGCACGTAACTAGCTGCGAGTCACGCACCACGCGCCGAGGTCAAATATGGCATCATGCAACAGCACAACTTGCAACGAGCCCAGCTGacgatggtgatgatgatgatgatgcagcTACAGCCACTGCGACCCACATAAAATGAGGCGATTTTTGATAGAGTTTAATTGACAGTAATTGGACTATGACAACGTTATTGCTTTCGATACATTTTTTGGCTGCAGCTACGCCcaatttgatttcaaattaagACAAATATTCTAGAATTTAATGGAACTTAATTAACTCTATATATCAGATTTGATCGCCAAAGCAACACTACTAAAAGTAACTTTGTTAATTGTAGATTTCAGATTTCCGCACTATGTctaaaagtttataaataaatataactataTTCTTGTTTATAAAGTGTTTAGTTTTCAGAGTTGATTGCAAAGGCGAAAAATTTAGatataattaaacaatatttctAGAAATAAATggaactttatttatttaacgttTAAGGCTTGAGCGTCAAGATAAGAACTTAAgaacttttttaattgtagATTGCAGAATAATTCtggttttattatttcgtAATTCCAGATTTGATTCTTAAGACCAAAATTCTAAATGAAACTTACATTGAGATTGCGATTTTATATTGATCAAAAGTAAAATGCAAGAAATAACACGAACTTTTTTGACTATTGTTTCTATATTTGATGACTAAGATAGTATTTCTGACAATAAATGCATCTAAATCAATTTCGATTTGATCGTCCAGGCAAACATTTTATagataataatgaaaacttCATTAATTATAGATGGCAGATTTGATTGGTTTGacaaaaattctataaataatgAGAACTTTATTAATGCCTGCTTCTAGATATGATCGCTAGTTCTCTTTCTACTTGCAGTGCGTATGATTAATGTGCTTGCAACGCGGCAACATGTCGCCAAACagcgtgcaacgtgcaacattAAAGCCAGAGGAATCACAGGGGCCAATGCTCCCTACGATTACGCGACAATACGCAACGATATTTTTGCCAAgtcacaacaaaaatattttttgcgTGGGGCCAACTTCgtactgtctctctctctctctctctctgtctgtctttttatctctttctctctgcctTCGCAGGGTCGCCATGTTGGCCAACTGGAGTGTGGCAGGGTGCAGCAGTTGCCAGTTTGTCGGTCGTCAAGTTGtaagttgccagttgcaacaCGTTGACAATCGACAGTCGCACATGCAGCAGATCGCTTGCATGCATAATGCATGACAATTCTTGCTATTATTTCTCTCTGTTGTCGCcacaaattttcataaaaattgtgtttattttatccaaaaatgaaaacgaagctaaaataaacaaaccaCTCGCAAACgaccagcaaaaaaaaagcatttgGAGGCGTTGATGAAGTCGACagccgttgtcgttgtcgatgttgttgcttttgttgtcgaTCTGCGTTGTTGTCCAGACTTTGGGCATTGCGTACAACAAACAGCTGCTGCCATGATATACAACAAGAAGATATACGAATAGATTCGAGTATTTTTGTACTTcaaaaacgagaaaaacaACCACGAAAGAATATACGAAAATGTATAGAATTGATGCCAGGGGCAACAACGCAGCTGAAATACGCTAACAAAAGTTCAGCAGAGCAAGTTGTGCTCTCCGTAGACCGGAAGtggaaagagaaagagcaaaGTGTGAGTGCATTTATTTAGCCAGATTATGCTCTTGAGAGAGCCAGTTTGTCGTTaacaataatatacaaattgtgcGTGTCTGTGACTTGTCAAAAGCTGAATAGGCTGCACAGCGAGAGGAAGAGTGAAAAAGGACACGTTTCCCCTATTTAGTCAGATTGTAGTCTCAGGAGAGCAATGCGCTTTTCACAATTATACTTTGTGCGAATTTTCTAAATGTTTCGTAAAGAGGGGGAAAATGAGAAAAGTTAAGGAAAACAGGAAAAGAActgtcaatttaatttcaggCATATTTCAGACTtagttgaatatttatttggtaattCTGTGTGGGCGTttcttaaaattgaatttttaaataaggCCTTACAACACAATGAGAGTCAGtgaaagaaaagtaaaatagaaagaaaaaaactgaTAGATGAGACGATTAGAGTAAAGATATCGTTTCTTTAGCACTTTCTTTTCACGTTTCTGTTTCGCATGTCTTTCTTAAACGCTAAGAAGCTTTGAAAGAAGAAAGACAGCTAAAGTGAGAAGGCGTCAAAGCGAATACAACTTAAAgcttataatttaaaatgtccaataagataaaatatatagtaaatgactgattatttaatttggtatttgttcTTTATATAAGTTTGCTGTCccttaaatacaaaaatatgtaagaaaaaaggaaataataaaatttaaaatttgtattgttttaactaattttgttATCTAAAGTTGTCTTTGAAAAAGTTAATTcccaaatttaatttaaaaaactagAATAATACGAATAAGAATAATAGACAATAAGAAAGGGACAAATAGCGATAAATTTGTTCTCAGACAATAATTTTGCATTGCGCAAACCGCAAGACTTTCCACATAGACCCAGCTAACGGAAGAGTATTGAAACCACAGgcagttgttgcagttgctcgCTCTGTTGTTCTTGCCTTCCGATGTTGGCCAAAATGCCAGCGAGGAAGAAGTCAGTCAACAGAAACGgtgaatttttgtatttgcattggtggcaaataaaatgaaagaaagaaaaagactTTTgaccaaaaaatgaaaagaaagagTAGAAAGAGATGAACGAGGTAGTTCTTGCAATTATACGcgtaattataattatataaaacgCAGCTGGAGATGTGAAAAGGGGGGACGActggaaatggaaattgaaatgaaagtatgcgtgtgtgtgtggaaagaGGAAAAACCAGGGCAGCGAGTCAACCAGGCGACCAGCAGTATAAGGCGAGGCAAAGCCAAGTGACGCCCTCGCCATTAGCGAGCGGCAAATTGACGCAGTCTGATTAAAAACGCatcaaataaaagtaaacgaCGAGTGAAGAAAGACTGTGTTAGAAGGGGGGTGGGAGGCAGATGAGAAGAGCAGGCAACCGAAATGCGAATAGGAAAACACAACCTATGCTAAATGCTCGTAAAAGTAATTTTTCTAgcctcacactcacacacacacacacacacacacacacaccgacacacgcacacactcaacGTATATAAGGGTGCTTAGCGGAAGGAAGGCAAATAAGGGACACGGTAAACGCAGACAGAGCGggaaagagaaagacagagagagggaacATTGCGGATGACAAGGGACATCCCCCATTTTGGGCacgcagcagccgcagcagcgaCGCAAGCAGCATCCGTTGTCGGTGAgtgccaaaaagaaaacaacaacagcaattcgTATAGAATTGCTAATGctgttgtgcgtgtgtattggtgcaaacaaacgcacacacacacatacactcatactTACGCATAGGGCTTAAATCAGTGCGAGtgcgtcgcagtcgccgtcgaaGCCGACGCCGACAGAGCAGAGAGTTTGCTGAGTGCCGTcatcaaaacacacacatcataGCAAGACAGTCGGACAGACGACCGAAGCGTTAGTGAGTAAGTGAAAGAGATGAAGATGGAAAGGGAGAACAAAAAAAGGGCTGCTCAATGCTGTGACAGCTGCCCAGCCTCCAGCCCCCCCTTTCCCCCTGCCACAGCAGGCCCGGCTGATTGCAAAAATCTGTTAAATGAAAACTGGTCGAGTTTTTTGTTCatgcttttttttggcattaaGTTGCGTTGCTGCTGATGGACGAGagaacgcacacacatacgcatgcACACGCTTTGCAGCATTAACACcagcaagaacagcaacaacaacaactacaacgagcTTGCTGTTGGGgcgtttttattgttgttgttgctggttggtTTGGTTGGAGTCGTCGCTCGTCGCTTCCGTGTttcgaaattcaatttatgtaTACTTTATGATGTTGCCCCGCATTCGCCAGCGTCTGTCTGCCAGACGCGTTCCGCATACGCCGCATAtgcgacgtcgacagcgatGTCGACGTCGCCGGCTCCCCCaaagctgatgctgctgcctttgGCGCTGCCTGCTCCAGAGTGAAGTCAGTGAGGCGTGGAAAATTGCAAGTTCAGGAAAATCGATTttcttgttgtatttttgtattttgactaGCTAGGCTAAAATGATGTTTCTCCCATTTTACTTATTGGGCTAATTACCGTACACTgcaagcacacaaacacacactcggaCTCACAAACAATCATCACACATACATTCACGCTGGCATAGTtgaagtaaaaataaaatgcaaggcgcacacacacttaccTCTTTGCTGCTCGGGATTCTATTTAAGTTTTGCGCAGAGGCATGTATAAAATGCACTTCAATTTTGCGTTCTGCTGATGATGAAGTGGATTCTGCTGCCAAAATTCTGTTTCCAACACCGCGacgacacacatacacggaAACAGCGAAATTTACTCGTACACGGCAGCTGCACTTacgttcacacacacacggacaccTATaagtgtatatgtatgtatgtaggtttTTCACTTGCACCTTTGCACTCGAGCaccttttatatttttgtttggttttctATAACTCCATCCAAGTACGCTCtacttgcaactgcaacgcgttaaattaattaatataccttaAAGTCTTGACATGGCTTTCGAGTtggcttttcactttttttgtggtataacAACATTCAAAACATACGGCCCCAACGCGTTTTATTGTTGGAGCTAACGACGGCGATGTGACCGCCAGCAACAAACACAGAAACCAGTGTGACCGCAACgtcaaattttataatattctatTTTACATCGCTTGCTCAACAAAGATATCGATACAACTCAAGCGATAGTAGCAATTGCTCAACACTGGCAACATTTTGAGCAGTGGTCACATTGCGCTCTTATTTACAATTACTTAACATCATGTTGCAAGGTTTGCTGCAAAGGTAAAAATTGccattaattgtttgttttgtgtgtgaaaTACTAATGTTAAACATTCTTGCAGaacgtgtgtgtctgtgttaaACACAGCACAAACAATGTTTGTGCGCCAGAAGCACGCCTTTGATCGTGCAATTCTTAAGCCGAAAGTGAGGTGCCATTTCCCCAAACCCCGCGAAGTGAAACGAATTAATGTCCACGGTTGGGAAACAAGGATTTCCACGCCGGAGGGACGTCGAGTGCTGATGCGACGCATTCTGAAGGGCAGACACGATCTCTCCCATTAGATTAGGCTAACAacataacattttaatataatattattgttattaaaaagaaacttcATGTGTTAACCAACTGGTCTTTTGTAtgaagaatatacatacattaaattttttctataatatattttgaatatacttGTAATACGTTTTGGGGCTGGTATTTTTATAGATCTCATTACaactttattaataataacaattttatattttagaagTTGTCTGAGttaacaaaaacttaaactAAACAGTTCTTCATGAACAatgtttgtttggtttgtaGAATATTTCTATGACATAGTTTCACCATAATTCTAATAAGTTTCGGGTTTTtaagaaaacattttgttgacTGGATCTGCTGGATCTTCCTACTACATTCTACCCCCTATAATATAGTTTCACTATATTATCTACGTTTTGATgtcttaaacatttttgttggctGGATTGCCCAAAAAACCAGGAGCACGATGATATATCTGTTGCACGCTCTTCGACGACTTGGAGTCATCAATGACAAACACATAAGGCACATTGTTGGTAACGGAAGCACCTTGATCCTTGATGAAACCCTGAGGCAAGCACATGTCACCGCCAATAACCAAACACTTGACGTCCGCACAACGCTCGAGTGGCATCGCTGGCAGCAGGTAAAGTGTCTTCGTGTCATAGT of Drosophila nasuta strain 15112-1781.00 chromosome 3, ASM2355853v1, whole genome shotgun sequence contains these proteins:
- the LOC132788796 gene encoding large ribosomal subunit protein bL34m; this translates as MLQGLLQRTCVSVLNTAQTMFVRQKHAFDRAILKPKVRCHFPKPREVKRINVHGWETRISTPEGRRVLMRRILKGRHDLSH